Proteins co-encoded in one Ruegeria sp. YS9 genomic window:
- a CDS encoding dipeptidase gives MKTMLAASAIAIVFGAALHASEESKTWDASDKAKQFVKDTIVLGMLASPYGTGWTEDEQLHIYFARARDNGITGHEMTLAAADMSFETFLDQHYHFRSAMAQQPENYLIVNETRDIETAHIQGKTAVIWNSQTATILNGDLKKMALLKDMGIKSMILAYNDIFRTGSGQLAAYNGRDIGLTPWGKSVIDEMVRFGILLDLSHTGSKTANDAMDYMDENYPGVPYVYTHSVPAGLYANEPGATPRGCYRAIPDDEALRAAKSGGYISPTFTEWMMDGVWPEDISPKQAADMIDYYVQLVGVDHVGIATDDMFSTELVVQFATENASMYDDGGYMIDAFNKGATGNGELAKILAAITDDLWARGYSDEDLEKIYGGNKMRVYAQVWEGKPPERFLKEHPPRLRLRQELREGFYSR, from the coding sequence ATGAAAACTATGTTGGCCGCAAGCGCCATTGCAATCGTATTCGGTGCCGCCCTGCACGCGAGCGAGGAAAGCAAGACATGGGATGCGTCAGATAAGGCGAAGCAATTTGTGAAGGACACAATCGTGCTTGGCATGTTGGCCAGTCCCTACGGCACCGGGTGGACTGAAGACGAACAGCTGCACATTTACTTCGCGCGCGCTCGGGACAACGGCATAACAGGTCACGAGATGACGCTGGCCGCAGCGGATATGTCTTTTGAGACCTTTCTTGATCAGCACTACCACTTCCGGTCGGCGATGGCGCAGCAGCCGGAAAACTACCTGATCGTGAACGAAACCCGTGATATCGAGACCGCCCATATTCAAGGCAAGACGGCCGTCATCTGGAACAGCCAAACTGCCACAATCCTGAACGGCGACCTCAAGAAGATGGCCTTGCTAAAGGATATGGGGATCAAGAGTATGATCCTGGCCTACAACGATATCTTCCGCACCGGGTCGGGACAGTTGGCAGCCTATAACGGGCGCGACATCGGTCTGACACCTTGGGGGAAGTCGGTCATCGATGAAATGGTGCGGTTCGGTATCCTGCTTGACCTGAGCCACACCGGATCCAAAACAGCCAACGACGCCATGGACTACATGGACGAGAACTATCCGGGCGTGCCCTACGTCTACACCCACTCAGTCCCCGCCGGCCTTTACGCGAACGAACCCGGTGCGACGCCACGCGGGTGTTATCGGGCCATTCCCGACGACGAGGCCCTGCGTGCGGCCAAATCGGGGGGGTACATTTCTCCCACATTCACCGAATGGATGATGGACGGCGTTTGGCCTGAAGATATCTCACCCAAACAGGCCGCTGACATGATTGATTATTATGTCCAGCTTGTCGGAGTGGACCACGTCGGGATCGCAACGGATGATATGTTCTCGACCGAGCTTGTCGTGCAGTTCGCCACTGAAAACGCAAGCATGTATGATGATGGCGGTTATATGATCGACGCCTTCAACAAGGGGGCCACCGGTAACGGTGAACTGGCCAAGATACTTGCGGCAATCACCGATGATCTTTGGGCGCGCGGCTATTCCGATGAAGACCTCGAAAAGATCTATGGCGGCAACAAGATGCGGGTTTACGCGCAAGTGTGGGAAGGCAAGCCCCCCGAACGATTTCTGAAAGAACACCCCCCGCGCCTGCGTCTCAGACAGGAACTGAGAGAAGGGTTCTATTCGCGATAG
- a CDS encoding IS5 family transposase (programmed frameshift), protein MSDLYWLSDEQMAKLTPFFPKSHGKPRVDDKRVLSGIIFINRNGLRWRDAPAAYGPHKTLYSRWKRWSEKGIFARMMAGLAAEHGEQKTVMIDATYLKAHRTATSLAAKKGGRGRLIGRTKGGMNTKLHAICDSQGRPLNLFVTAGQVSDYIGARALLSSLPKVDWLLGDRGYDADWFREALQDKGIRACIPGRKQRKKAVRYDKRRYKRRNRIEIMFGRLKDWRRVATRYDRCPKVFLSAIALAALVIYWL, encoded by the exons ATGAGCGACCTTTACTGGCTGAGCGATGAGCAGATGGCCAAGCTTACCCCTTTTTTCCCGAAGTCGCACGGCAAGCCACGTGTCGATGACAAGCGCGTCCTGAGTGGGATTATCTTCATCAATCGCAATGGTTTGCGCTGGCGTGACGCTCCTGCCGCCTATGGTCCGCACAAGACGCTCTACAGCCGCTGGAAGCGCTGGAGCGAGAAAGGCATCTTTGCGCGGATGATGGCGGGTCTGGCCGCCGAACACGGCGAACAGAAGACCGTGATGATCGACGCGACCTACCTCAAGGCCCATCGAACAGCGACCAGTCTGGCCGCGA AAAAAGGGGGGCGTGGGCGCCTGATCGGTCGAACCAAAGGCGGCATGAACACCAAACTGCACGCCATCTGCGATAGCCAAGGCCGCCCACTCAACCTGTTCGTCACCGCCGGTCAGGTCAGCGACTACATCGGTGCGCGGGCGTTGCTCAGCAGCCTGCCAAAGGTCGACTGGCTGCTCGGGGATCGCGGTTACGATGCCGATTGGTTCCGGGAAGCGTTGCAAGACAAAGGGATACGCGCCTGCATCCCTGGACGAAAGCAGCGCAAGAAAGCCGTCAGATACGATAAGCGTCGATACAAACGCCGAAACCGGATCGAGATCATGTTCGGCAGGCTGAAGGATTGGCGGCGCGTGGCAACCCGCTACGACCG
- a CDS encoding carbohydrate porin has product MIGRLVAALSIACAGMASAQGLSGPSSVEAELKPGDGLTDPQYRSEFPRNIAPGWFRWKDRLAEGGFRFNVDYLALGQSTNADLGTGEAAGGIARVYGSWQATERGSLTFKIEDRHGYTDVAPQFLGLDGGALSITGTAFNDNGLLLTNLFWTQRAENGAWTLQVGQIDVTDFVDIYGLVSPYSGFQNLSFNTNPTINTPNQGIGIAGGIKLNENFYAVASVADANADPSDPSLDVFSDGNLFKSFEIGYTSGFDRIYFDNIHLTLWHADAADDGSRAEDYGGVFSAAWFVDNKWMPFFRAGASKGTAALYDRSVSVGLGYYGRNTDLAGLGLNWAEARNIDGDQFTLEAFYRFSISPGLQITPSLQFISNPLLNPNQDSITLFSLRTRIVF; this is encoded by the coding sequence ATGATAGGGCGCCTTGTTGCCGCATTGAGTATTGCCTGCGCGGGTATGGCGTCTGCCCAGGGGTTGTCCGGGCCTTCTTCGGTCGAGGCCGAGCTGAAACCTGGCGATGGCCTGACCGATCCGCAATACCGTTCCGAGTTTCCGCGCAATATCGCGCCGGGTTGGTTTCGGTGGAAAGACCGGCTGGCCGAGGGCGGGTTTCGTTTCAACGTGGATTACCTGGCGTTGGGCCAATCCACGAACGCTGATTTGGGAACTGGCGAAGCCGCAGGTGGAATCGCTCGCGTCTACGGCAGTTGGCAGGCAACCGAGCGGGGTTCTCTGACATTCAAAATCGAAGATCGGCACGGATACACCGATGTTGCCCCGCAATTCCTCGGGCTGGACGGAGGCGCATTGTCGATCACCGGGACTGCCTTCAACGACAACGGTTTGCTGCTGACCAACCTGTTCTGGACCCAAAGGGCCGAGAACGGCGCGTGGACGCTGCAAGTCGGCCAGATTGATGTGACGGACTTTGTGGATATCTATGGGTTGGTCAGCCCCTACAGCGGGTTCCAAAACCTGTCGTTCAACACCAACCCGACAATCAACACGCCCAACCAGGGAATTGGCATTGCCGGTGGGATAAAGCTGAACGAAAACTTCTATGCCGTTGCCAGCGTTGCAGACGCAAACGCCGATCCGTCTGATCCAAGTCTTGACGTGTTCAGCGATGGCAATCTCTTCAAATCGTTTGAAATTGGCTACACGTCGGGCTTTGATCGCATCTATTTCGACAATATCCACCTGACCCTCTGGCATGCGGATGCGGCCGACGATGGCAGCCGTGCAGAAGATTACGGGGGTGTGTTTTCCGCGGCATGGTTTGTCGACAACAAATGGATGCCGTTCTTTCGGGCAGGGGCGTCGAAAGGCACGGCAGCGCTGTATGATCGTTCGGTTTCTGTCGGGTTGGGCTATTACGGTCGAAACACAGATCTGGCCGGCTTGGGTTTGAACTGGGCCGAGGCAAGAAACATCGACGGCGATCAGTTCACGCTGGAAGCATTCTATCGCTTTTCGATCTCACCCGGGCTGCAAATCACGCCGTCGCTACAGTTCATCTCCAATCCGCTGCTGAACCCCAATCAGGATAGCATCACGCTGTTCAGCCTGCGAACCCGGATCGTTTTTTGA
- a CDS encoding DUF3299 domain-containing protein, whose product MVPWFCAAVFAGLVLSGHSAMAAPHATLDWSDLPDPSVQVFDDPYRDLSPEQFDDVLFVVRLRGRLQQDVGSVEERQKWQELLTETEDALAEGGVDVDWLLDQREDVKERRKKAGTRGNPRFNGQTVTLTGFAIPAPNDPDGRAVAYLVPERGMCSHMPPPPPNQMIRVRLNGDWAPSYFHEPVRLTGTLTIEPSVQNIMVVDGPVPMNATFKLETDSVETLETKADGLEWRQRAADRVRAAGNRKTGGAKASE is encoded by the coding sequence ATGGTCCCTTGGTTTTGCGCCGCAGTTTTCGCTGGCTTGGTCCTGAGCGGTCATTCCGCAATGGCAGCGCCCCATGCGACGCTTGACTGGTCTGACCTTCCGGACCCGTCCGTGCAGGTGTTTGATGACCCCTATCGTGATCTCAGCCCTGAACAGTTTGACGATGTCCTTTTCGTCGTGCGCTTGCGCGGCAGGTTGCAGCAGGATGTCGGCAGCGTCGAGGAAAGACAGAAATGGCAAGAGCTTCTGACCGAGACCGAAGACGCCTTGGCCGAGGGTGGCGTTGATGTCGATTGGCTGCTCGATCAGCGCGAGGATGTGAAAGAGCGGCGAAAAAAGGCAGGAACAAGGGGAAATCCGCGATTCAATGGCCAGACGGTTACATTGACGGGCTTTGCCATTCCCGCGCCGAACGATCCGGACGGGCGAGCAGTGGCGTATTTGGTACCAGAACGCGGGATGTGCAGCCACATGCCTCCGCCTCCGCCCAATCAGATGATCCGGGTGCGGTTGAACGGCGACTGGGCCCCCAGTTACTTCCATGAACCTGTTCGGCTCACTGGTACGCTGACGATTGAACCCTCGGTTCAGAACATAATGGTCGTGGATGGGCCTGTGCCGATGAATGCGACCTTCAAATTGGAGACGGACAGCGTTGAAACGCTGGAAACAAAGGCCGACGGTCTGGAATGGAGGCAGCGTGCAGCCGATCGCGTCCGAGCTGCCGGCAATCGCAAAACCGGCGGCGCAAAGGCGTCGGAATGA
- a CDS encoding amidohydrolase family protein, whose translation MTSMRMSLGPAVMVAAAFGFSAAALAQDQEDPQTLFTNVHVFDGVNEQRIENTNVLVEGNLIKTVSTEAVDAPNAVVIDGGGRTLSPGFVETHAHLMLMGPTLPAMEANVTWEDFAIHGARMAEMYLMQGFTTVRDAGGANGGLRRAIEAGQIDGPRFFPSGAFIGTRGGHADFANFTAPPGSETNMSRLNMAQEVSGVDDVYRFARNNFRMGATQLKFMQSGGVVSAFDPWQLLAGSPEEIRAAVQVANEYGSYVMAHSYRKEAILAALDAGVMSIEHGFSFDCDIARVMNEKGAYITTNLTAFDPGLLDIPAVANVPSSLAKAQSASATFAGYIDNMKECPVKRGFQTDCVGSVEACNIQIAYEKHLNNEFFGPYQSMVTLTSIGGEIVALSGDFMNPYTAGKLGVIEEGAYADILLIDGNPLADFSVVGTGDQWFGAETRPESPETIRLIMKDGVIYKNTLE comes from the coding sequence ATGACCAGCATGCGAATGTCCCTTGGCCCGGCGGTAATGGTTGCGGCAGCTTTTGGTTTTTCGGCGGCTGCGCTGGCTCAGGATCAAGAAGATCCTCAAACGCTGTTCACCAATGTACACGTCTTTGATGGCGTGAATGAACAGCGTATCGAGAATACCAATGTTCTGGTCGAGGGCAACCTGATCAAGACTGTTTCAACCGAAGCGGTCGACGCGCCCAATGCCGTTGTGATTGACGGCGGAGGGCGGACGTTGAGCCCGGGCTTTGTCGAGACCCACGCCCATTTGATGCTGATGGGGCCCACTCTGCCCGCGATGGAAGCCAACGTGACATGGGAAGACTTTGCCATTCATGGCGCACGAATGGCTGAAATGTACCTGATGCAGGGGTTCACCACGGTCAGGGATGCAGGTGGGGCCAATGGCGGGCTGCGCCGGGCAATTGAGGCGGGGCAAATCGACGGCCCGCGTTTCTTTCCGTCAGGTGCGTTCATCGGTACGCGAGGTGGTCACGCTGACTTTGCCAATTTTACTGCACCGCCGGGCTCAGAGACCAACATGAGCCGCCTGAACATGGCGCAGGAAGTCAGCGGCGTGGATGACGTTTACAGGTTTGCTCGCAACAATTTCCGAATGGGTGCGACACAGTTGAAATTCATGCAATCCGGGGGCGTCGTCTCGGCCTTCGACCCCTGGCAATTGCTGGCCGGATCTCCCGAGGAAATCAGAGCCGCCGTGCAAGTGGCAAATGAGTATGGCAGTTATGTCATGGCGCATTCTTATCGCAAGGAAGCAATCCTCGCAGCGCTCGACGCAGGTGTGATGTCGATCGAACATGGATTCTCGTTCGACTGTGACATTGCCCGGGTCATGAACGAAAAAGGGGCCTACATTACCACCAACCTGACGGCCTTCGACCCCGGATTGCTGGACATTCCGGCGGTGGCAAACGTGCCGTCGAGCCTGGCCAAGGCACAATCCGCCTCGGCCACATTTGCAGGCTATATCGACAATATGAAGGAATGCCCGGTGAAACGGGGATTCCAGACCGATTGTGTTGGTTCAGTCGAGGCTTGCAATATCCAGATTGCCTATGAGAAACACCTGAACAATGAGTTTTTCGGGCCCTATCAGTCGATGGTTACTCTGACGTCGATCGGCGGCGAGATCGTGGCGCTGTCCGGCGATTTCATGAACCCGTATACGGCCGGAAAACTGGGTGTGATCGAGGAAGGGGCCTATGCTGATATCCTGCTGATCGACGGAAACCCGCTTGCAGACTTTTCCGTCGTTGGAACCGGGGATCAATGGTTTGGCGCCGAAACGAGGCCGGAAAGCCCGGAAACGATCCGACTGATTATGAAGGACGGTGTGATATACAAGAACACGCTGGAGTGA